A window of Terriglobus sp. RCC_193 contains these coding sequences:
- a CDS encoding HpcH/HpaI aldolase/citrate lyase family protein, producing MRERLKAGEFVLGMTVTSNNVETAAHAATLGFHFLWCEMEHSSLSLESLRTMVLATRGLPAPVFARVPWPEVWLAKRVLDQGVQGVIFPFVSDAERAQKAVHGCHYPPFGRRGSGAGLAVATWPAPGSYYDSADANVLVVCVIEEAEAVDRIEEIAAMPGIDVIFIGVSDLSFSLGLRGRQDEPLLEEAITKIVAAAQRNGKWLGRPAGSAEDVRRFHQQGFQFFQSLTELGLMKLGAKALLEPLGIKDKPQAQTTFY from the coding sequence ATGCGCGAAAGACTGAAGGCAGGCGAGTTTGTCCTGGGCATGACCGTCACCTCAAACAATGTAGAGACGGCAGCACACGCTGCCACGCTCGGCTTCCACTTCCTCTGGTGCGAGATGGAGCATTCTTCCCTCTCGCTGGAATCTCTGCGCACGATGGTGTTGGCCACACGCGGTTTGCCCGCGCCCGTCTTTGCACGTGTGCCCTGGCCTGAAGTGTGGCTCGCAAAACGCGTCCTCGATCAAGGCGTGCAGGGTGTCATCTTCCCCTTCGTCTCCGACGCGGAGCGTGCACAGAAGGCCGTGCATGGCTGCCACTATCCTCCCTTCGGACGCCGCGGTTCGGGTGCTGGCCTTGCGGTCGCCACATGGCCCGCACCCGGCAGCTATTACGATTCCGCCGATGCCAACGTTCTGGTTGTGTGCGTGATCGAAGAAGCAGAAGCTGTGGACCGGATTGAAGAGATTGCCGCAATGCCCGGTATCGACGTGATCTTTATTGGCGTCAGCGATCTCTCGTTCTCGCTGGGCCTGCGCGGGCGTCAGGATGAACCGCTATTGGAAGAAGCCATCACAAAGATCGTTGCAGCAGCACAGCGCAACGGCAAATGGCTCGGCCGTCCCGCAGGCAGCGCGGAGGACGTGCGCCGCTTCCACCAGCAGGGCTTCCAGTTCTTCCAGTCCCTAACCGAACTGGGCCTGATGAAGCTCGGAGCCAAAGCATTACTTGAACCGCTGGGAATCAAAGACAAGCCACAAGCACAAACCACCTTCTACTAG
- the fucP gene encoding L-fucose:H+ symporter permease: MTPEITRAQTTHRGSKELRTEDPSFPAKDETIANHNASARLIPAGAVRPFALVASLFFLWGIPNSMNDVLIRQFMKSFSLTRFEAGLVQSAFYLGYFVLALPAGLMMRRYGYKRGLITGLCLFAAGCFLFLPAAISGTYAFFLGALFVVASGLAFLETASNPFVAQLGPEATSERRLNLAQAFNPLGCITGVLLGTIFIFSGVELSPAEVAAKQSDHTYASYLHMETLRVVTPYLVIGGIALVWALLIGATTFPKLNANDDSCENTSGDWRSLLHKPHFLWGVFAQFIQCGSQVCMWSYFIQYAREYVHISDKKAGLLLTCILVIFGIGRFISTGLMKRFSASSLMTCYGVTNTGLLLLAMFFPTWAGVIAILLTSFFLSVMFPTIFAFGIKDLGPNTNIGGSFIVMAIVGGAVFTPIMGWLAEQWHSTALAFVIPMLGMAGVAAYAAYMGRYEKRRAANCAAQAYA, from the coding sequence ATGACCCCGGAAATCACACGCGCGCAAACCACACACCGTGGCAGCAAAGAGTTACGTACAGAAGACCCGTCTTTCCCTGCAAAAGACGAAACCATTGCAAACCACAATGCGTCTGCGCGATTGATTCCAGCAGGCGCAGTTCGCCCCTTTGCTCTAGTCGCCAGCCTGTTCTTCCTGTGGGGCATTCCAAACAGCATGAACGATGTGTTGATTCGTCAGTTCATGAAATCGTTCTCGCTGACCCGCTTTGAAGCGGGACTCGTGCAATCTGCTTTCTATCTTGGATATTTCGTTCTGGCGTTGCCCGCCGGATTGATGATGAGGCGCTACGGCTATAAGCGCGGACTCATCACTGGCCTGTGCCTGTTTGCCGCAGGGTGTTTTCTCTTTCTGCCCGCAGCCATCTCCGGCACGTATGCATTCTTTCTGGGCGCACTCTTCGTTGTCGCGAGTGGGCTCGCTTTTCTCGAAACAGCCTCCAACCCCTTTGTTGCGCAGCTTGGCCCTGAAGCAACATCTGAGCGCCGCCTCAATCTTGCGCAGGCATTCAATCCACTGGGATGCATCACGGGTGTTTTGCTCGGAACGATCTTCATCTTTTCCGGTGTGGAACTTTCCCCCGCGGAAGTGGCCGCCAAGCAGTCAGATCACACCTATGCAAGCTATCTGCACATGGAAACGCTACGCGTCGTTACACCGTATCTGGTGATTGGCGGCATCGCGCTGGTGTGGGCTTTACTCATTGGAGCAACAACTTTTCCGAAACTGAATGCGAACGACGATAGCTGCGAAAACACCAGCGGCGACTGGCGCTCGCTGCTTCACAAGCCACACTTTCTATGGGGTGTCTTCGCGCAGTTTATCCAGTGCGGTTCGCAGGTTTGTATGTGGAGCTACTTCATTCAATACGCCAGGGAATATGTACACATCAGCGACAAGAAGGCAGGCCTGCTGCTCACCTGCATCCTGGTCATCTTCGGAATTGGTCGCTTCATCTCCACAGGACTCATGAAGCGATTCAGTGCAAGCAGCCTCATGACCTGCTATGGCGTGACCAACACAGGATTGCTTCTTCTCGCCATGTTCTTCCCCACGTGGGCAGGCGTGATTGCCATCCTGCTAACCAGCTTCTTCCTTTCGGTAATGTTCCCAACCATCTTTGCGTTTGGAATTAAAGACCTCGGCCCCAACACTAACATCGGCGGATCATTCATCGTCATGGCAATCGTTGGCGGCGCCGTATTCACGCCGATCATGGGATGGCTCGCAGAACAATGGCACAGCACCGCGCTCGCGTTTGTGATTCCCATGCTGGGCATGGCTGGCGTTGCAGCTTACGCGGCGTACATGGGTCGATACGAAAAGCGGCGCGCTGCAAACTGCGCGGCACAGGCATACGCATGA
- a CDS encoding substrate-binding domain-containing protein — protein sequence MKTHKYMSVFEGLQRDILSGKFARGKRLPSETELCLRYKVSRPTAARALRELQQMGVIVRRSGAGNYLASGPVAQTAKTHTLGIFVPGLGKTEILDPICNEITRFAQTLGCAVLWGDATTPIVTGADALQLCNEFIARKVDGVFFAPFESIPDRSHWNRKLADKLSQQKIPLVLLDRDLGEYPSRSEFDLVGIDNVAASIAITTHLLEQGRKRVCFVARDNFPSTTDLRLLGCREAVRRFGMKARHQIPYFGDPADPRFVSNLLKVSEPDAILCSNDQTAALLMRTLAQLKRAIPDEIAVAGFDDVHYSTLLTPPLTTMRQPCRELAQTAVKTLLERIQRPDLPSRQILHSHTLVVRQSTTPLDVQV from the coding sequence ATGAAGACACACAAGTACATGTCAGTGTTTGAGGGGTTGCAGCGAGACATCCTCAGTGGGAAATTTGCACGTGGAAAGCGTCTGCCCAGTGAGACGGAACTCTGCCTGCGCTACAAGGTTTCTCGACCCACGGCAGCTCGCGCTCTGCGCGAATTGCAACAGATGGGCGTTATCGTACGACGCTCCGGAGCAGGGAATTACCTTGCATCGGGGCCGGTCGCGCAGACAGCGAAAACCCACACGCTTGGCATCTTTGTGCCAGGTCTGGGTAAGACCGAGATTCTCGATCCTATCTGCAACGAGATCACCCGCTTTGCGCAGACGCTTGGGTGCGCCGTGCTATGGGGCGATGCGACGACTCCCATTGTGACCGGCGCAGATGCGCTTCAGCTTTGCAACGAGTTCATCGCTCGTAAGGTGGATGGTGTTTTCTTCGCGCCGTTTGAGTCGATTCCGGATCGGAGTCATTGGAATCGTAAGCTGGCGGATAAGTTGAGCCAGCAGAAAATTCCTCTCGTTCTGCTGGATCGCGATCTGGGGGAATATCCCTCGCGCAGCGAGTTTGACCTGGTGGGTATCGACAATGTCGCGGCTTCGATTGCGATCACGACACACCTGCTGGAACAGGGCCGTAAGCGGGTCTGCTTTGTTGCTCGCGATAACTTTCCCTCCACCACCGATCTGCGGTTGTTGGGATGTCGTGAAGCAGTCCGCCGATTCGGCATGAAGGCACGGCACCAGATTCCTTATTTTGGCGATCCTGCGGACCCCAGGTTTGTTTCGAACCTGTTGAAAGTTTCTGAGCCGGACGCGATTCTTTGTTCCAACGATCAGACCGCTGCGTTGCTCATGCGTACACTTGCCCAATTGAAGCGCGCGATACCCGACGAAATTGCCGTTGCGGGTTTTGATGATGTGCATTACTCCACATTGCTGACACCGCCACTCACCACCATGCGTCAGCCTTGTCGTGAGTTGGCTCAAACTGCTGTGAAGACGTTGCTGGAGCGTATCCAGAGGCCGGATCTTCCATCCCGGCAGATACTTCATTCGCATACGTTGGTTGTGCGTCAGTCGACGACCCCATTGGATGTACAGGTGTGA
- a CDS encoding MFS transporter, whose product MPQTSADLKTEQGSPYRWWLIAMLWFVCFCNYADRQAIFSIFPLLRTDLHLTDLQLGVVGSSFMWMYALAGPLAGWLSDRVSPRNVILGALAFWSVVTGATALCHSFGSMVLFRTLGGLGEAFYFPAAMALIGMYHSASTRSRAMALHQSGVYAGTIGGGALSALIAQDHGWRSSFFLFGAAGVVLMVILAVALRRPQQKNAPSHESQADFFSGVRNVLASGRVLTLIGVFIGANFVAVVFLTWLPTYLYTKFHLSLANAGFSATAYLQMASVTGVLLGGMLADRFAAKLTGGRQLIQAAGLFLGVPFLFLTGWSLSMAGLIVGMIGFGFFKGMYDANIFASLYDVIPVERRGVAAGTMNSLGWLGGGFAPILIAKAAGRYGLGVCMSATSLIYLCLGVVLLLLVRGMRKQAATAADQTA is encoded by the coding sequence ATGCCGCAAACCTCTGCTGATCTCAAGACCGAGCAAGGCAGCCCCTATCGCTGGTGGCTGATTGCCATGCTTTGGTTCGTCTGCTTCTGCAATTACGCAGACCGCCAGGCGATCTTCTCCATCTTTCCGCTGCTGCGTACGGACCTGCATCTGACCGACCTGCAACTGGGCGTGGTGGGTTCGTCGTTCATGTGGATGTATGCGCTGGCCGGTCCATTGGCGGGATGGCTTTCGGATCGCGTTTCTCCACGCAACGTGATTCTTGGCGCGTTGGCCTTCTGGTCTGTGGTGACGGGCGCAACAGCACTGTGTCATAGCTTTGGCAGTATGGTGCTGTTCCGCACGCTTGGCGGTTTGGGTGAAGCTTTTTATTTTCCCGCAGCAATGGCGCTGATCGGCATGTACCACTCCGCTTCGACACGTTCGCGTGCGATGGCGCTGCATCAGTCCGGCGTATATGCCGGAACCATTGGCGGCGGCGCTCTCTCTGCGCTGATTGCGCAGGACCACGGATGGCGCAGCTCCTTCTTCCTCTTTGGCGCAGCAGGCGTGGTGCTGATGGTGATTCTGGCAGTGGCTTTGCGTCGCCCCCAGCAGAAAAATGCGCCCAGTCACGAGAGCCAGGCGGACTTTTTCAGCGGCGTGCGCAACGTGCTGGCCAGCGGACGCGTGCTTACGCTGATCGGTGTCTTCATTGGAGCGAATTTTGTTGCGGTGGTGTTCCTGACATGGCTGCCCACGTATCTCTACACAAAGTTTCACCTGAGCCTTGCGAATGCAGGTTTCAGCGCTACCGCGTACCTGCAGATGGCGTCGGTGACTGGCGTTTTGCTGGGCGGTATGCTGGCGGATCGGTTTGCGGCAAAGCTAACCGGCGGACGCCAGTTGATTCAGGCCGCAGGCTTGTTTTTAGGTGTGCCGTTTCTCTTCCTCACGGGCTGGTCCCTGTCGATGGCGGGGCTGATCGTGGGCATGATCGGTTTCGGCTTCTTCAAAGGCATGTACGACGCGAATATCTTTGCCTCGCTGTATGACGTGATTCCGGTGGAGCGGCGCGGTGTGGCGGCAGGCACGATGAATTCGCTGGGATGGCTGGGCGGTGGATTTGCACCCATCCTGATTGCGAAGGCTGCGGGACGCTATGGCCTGGGTGTGTGCATGAGCGCGACATCGCTCATTTATCTATGCCTGGGTGTGGTGCTTCTGCTGCTGGTGCGAGGTATGCGAAAGCAGGCCGCAACGGCAGCGGATCAGACCGCGTAA
- a CDS encoding GntR family transcriptional regulator, with the protein MPRRSKTHHPGPKPSVRMKAYQLIQQKIATGELRAGSLLSELALSRELGSSRTPIREAAGQLLAEGLLELSPGGGLTVTQLTRQAIVDLYELREALEVFAVGRAAQNGVRPADKERLEGLLAETQVLLKELKSTGSTELNAEQMKRFSVADLGFHSLLIRIASNARILKVVNDTRLMMRIFAIQRSGHRRDELERIHRHHRAILQAVLQCNPEEAKRLLAEHIQASASERLDQFDRWERESHLAALESAVPYAV; encoded by the coding sequence GTGCCCCGCCGCTCAAAAACACATCACCCCGGCCCCAAACCATCCGTACGGATGAAGGCGTATCAACTTATCCAGCAAAAGATTGCCACCGGAGAGCTCCGTGCTGGATCGCTGCTCAGCGAACTTGCCCTGTCGCGCGAACTGGGTAGCAGCCGCACCCCTATCCGCGAAGCGGCCGGCCAGTTGCTGGCGGAAGGGCTATTGGAGCTCAGCCCCGGCGGCGGCCTGACCGTTACCCAACTCACCCGTCAGGCCATCGTGGACCTGTATGAGCTGCGCGAAGCCCTGGAGGTTTTTGCAGTCGGTCGCGCAGCACAGAACGGAGTGCGCCCCGCGGACAAGGAACGCCTGGAAGGCCTGCTGGCCGAAACACAAGTGCTGCTGAAAGAACTCAAGAGCACCGGGTCAACAGAATTAAATGCCGAACAGATGAAGCGATTCTCTGTGGCCGATCTCGGCTTCCACTCGCTGCTGATCCGGATCGCATCCAATGCGCGCATCCTGAAGGTGGTCAATGACACGCGCCTGATGATGCGCATCTTTGCCATTCAGCGCAGCGGCCACCGCCGCGACGAGCTGGAACGCATCCATCGTCATCACCGTGCCATTCTGCAAGCCGTTCTGCAGTGCAATCCCGAAGAAGCAAAACGCCTTCTGGCAGAGCATATCCAGGCCAGCGCCAGCGAACGGCTGGACCAGTTCGATCGCTGGGAGCGCGAAAGCCACCTGGCTGCGCTGGAGTCTGCCGTGCCTTACGCGGTCTGA
- a CDS encoding dihydrodipicolinate synthase family protein, with the protein MTQFRGVYAAVLAPRNAYGTIDTDSLRRQFDLPERENMTGYAVNGATGEFTYATPDELALTLKMARAVAPSSRILVGIGAGDVRGAVLRGKIAAYHGAQGVLLPMPSFFPYRQDDLRAFSMAVADAVPIPVLLYNLPQFTSGLQMDTVLSLLRSHDNIAGIKDSSGSLDIVRAMTVEKVAGARIIGNDSALCPAMEENLCDGVVSGVACALPELMTRLFASRPGSESYKQDEALLKEFIEHLNPLPTPWGLKVASEVRGFTRASYPFPLSPEREAETASLRTWFAHWVKQAVSTKVGKAA; encoded by the coding sequence ATGACACAATTTCGCGGAGTTTATGCCGCCGTACTGGCCCCCCGGAATGCATACGGCACAATCGATACCGACAGCCTGCGCCGGCAATTTGACCTGCCGGAGCGGGAAAACATGACGGGCTATGCCGTCAACGGCGCGACCGGAGAATTCACTTATGCCACGCCGGACGAACTGGCGTTGACCCTGAAGATGGCGCGCGCAGTGGCGCCGTCGTCGCGGATACTGGTCGGCATTGGCGCGGGCGATGTGCGTGGAGCGGTGCTGCGCGGGAAGATTGCCGCCTATCACGGAGCGCAAGGTGTGCTGCTGCCCATGCCATCCTTCTTCCCGTATCGGCAGGATGATCTGCGGGCGTTTTCGATGGCCGTTGCGGATGCGGTGCCGATCCCGGTGCTGCTGTACAACCTGCCACAGTTCACCAGCGGATTGCAGATGGACACGGTGCTGTCGCTGCTGCGATCACATGACAACATTGCGGGCATTAAGGACAGCAGTGGTTCGCTGGACATTGTCCGCGCCATGACCGTGGAGAAAGTTGCTGGCGCACGGATTATCGGCAACGATTCTGCGCTGTGCCCGGCCATGGAGGAGAACCTGTGTGATGGCGTTGTGTCGGGGGTGGCATGTGCGCTGCCGGAGCTGATGACGCGGCTGTTTGCCTCCAGACCTGGCAGCGAGAGCTACAAGCAGGATGAGGCATTGCTCAAGGAATTCATTGAACATCTGAATCCGCTGCCCACACCGTGGGGCTTGAAGGTGGCCAGCGAGGTGCGCGGATTTACGCGTGCGAGTTATCCTTTCCCCCTGTCGCCGGAGCGTGAAGCGGAGACGGCTTCTTTGCGGACGTGGTTTGCGCATTGGGTCAAGCAGGCAGTGAGCACAAAGGTAGGTAAAGCAGCATGA
- a CDS encoding fucose isomerase: MKQVYLVTSGDLRPSANRVCWPAQAELEARLTQVFADNGCELIRAFPVDEKAGHGFISSQRMGMDVFRNIPADAPLVFATAAWQYTHHVLPGMRSHKGPILTLANWSGQWPGLVGLLNLNGSLVKAGVRFSTLWSENFTDDFALRGLREWITTGNVTHDLSHVALLDTANLPAEANALGQKLAAEVLEKKIILGVFDEGCMGMYNAIIDDEPLNRSGFFKERLSQSALFARMRTVSEADAQAVRTWLDAKGLKFNTGTDEATELTDRQILEQCRMYIAALRMADEFGCDSVGIQYQQGLKDLAPASDLVEGLLNNPDRPPVKSDDGRELYAGNALPHFNEVDECAGVDGVITNHCWKALGLDPSTTLHDVRWGKPYGDDYVWLWQISGAAPASHFVGGYAGSQSDRQPAMYFPLGGGTLKGIGRPGDVVWSRVFVEGGAMHIDLGLAKVITLPEDETEARWNETTKQWPMVSAVTEGVSRDAFMARHRANHVSIAYAGSRDEALKALATKAAMCAELGITVHLCGVHV, translated from the coding sequence ATGAAGCAGGTCTATCTGGTAACCAGCGGCGACCTTCGGCCCAGCGCGAACCGTGTTTGTTGGCCCGCGCAGGCGGAACTGGAAGCGCGTTTGACGCAGGTCTTTGCCGACAACGGATGTGAACTGATCCGCGCGTTTCCCGTGGATGAAAAAGCCGGGCACGGCTTCATCTCGAGCCAGCGCATGGGCATGGATGTCTTCCGCAATATCCCTGCGGATGCGCCGCTGGTTTTTGCCACGGCTGCATGGCAGTACACGCATCACGTGTTGCCGGGTATGCGTTCGCACAAGGGACCGATTCTGACGCTGGCGAACTGGTCCGGGCAGTGGCCGGGACTGGTGGGCCTGCTGAATCTGAATGGTTCGCTGGTGAAGGCAGGCGTGCGTTTCTCCACGTTGTGGAGTGAGAATTTTACGGACGACTTTGCGCTGCGTGGTCTGCGCGAGTGGATCACCACTGGCAACGTCACACACGATCTGTCGCACGTGGCGCTGCTGGATACGGCAAATCTTCCCGCAGAGGCGAATGCGCTGGGGCAGAAGCTGGCGGCAGAGGTGCTTGAGAAGAAGATCATCCTGGGCGTCTTCGACGAAGGCTGCATGGGTATGTACAACGCCATCATTGATGACGAGCCGCTGAATCGTTCAGGCTTCTTCAAGGAGCGGTTGAGCCAGTCTGCGTTGTTTGCGCGTATGCGGACGGTAAGCGAAGCCGATGCGCAGGCTGTGCGTACATGGCTGGATGCGAAGGGACTGAAGTTCAATACAGGCACTGATGAAGCCACGGAACTGACCGATCGTCAGATTCTGGAACAGTGCCGCATGTACATTGCCGCGCTGCGCATGGCGGATGAGTTTGGCTGCGACAGCGTGGGCATTCAGTATCAGCAGGGATTGAAGGATCTGGCTCCGGCTTCCGACCTGGTGGAAGGTTTGCTGAACAATCCGGATCGTCCGCCGGTCAAGAGCGACGATGGCCGTGAACTCTACGCAGGGAATGCGTTGCCGCATTTCAATGAGGTGGACGAGTGCGCCGGTGTCGATGGCGTCATTACGAATCATTGCTGGAAGGCGTTGGGGCTTGATCCTTCGACCACGCTGCATGATGTTCGTTGGGGTAAGCCGTATGGCGACGACTACGTGTGGCTGTGGCAGATCTCCGGTGCCGCTCCGGCAAGCCATTTCGTCGGTGGCTATGCCGGTTCGCAGAGTGATCGACAGCCTGCGATGTATTTCCCGCTGGGCGGAGGCACGCTGAAGGGCATTGGACGTCCGGGCGATGTGGTGTGGAGCCGCGTGTTTGTGGAAGGTGGCGCCATGCATATCGACCTGGGACTGGCTAAGGTCATCACGCTGCCGGAAGACGAAACCGAGGCGCGCTGGAACGAAACGACGAAGCAGTGGCCCATGGTGAGTGCGGTAACGGAGGGTGTGAGCCGCGATGCCTTCATGGCGCGCCATCGCGCCAACCATGTCAGCATTGCTTATGCGGGCAGCCGCGACGAGGCGCTGAAGGCGCTGGCGACCAAGGCGGCCATGTGTGCCGAGCTGGGCATCACCGTGCACCTGTGCGGTGTGCACGTGTAG
- a CDS encoding sugar ABC transporter ATP-binding protein, with the protein MPTASATESQEILRVTALTKNYAGVRALRNGSLDLRAGEVNALIGENGAGKSTLTKIITGAIMADSGELHLFGDLVATNDPNTARSLGISAIYQQPALFPDLTVAENIALALEQGQRGIRVDWKQRRENARRLLAVVGSDLDPDRLANTLSMAEQQIVEIAKAIGSDAKILLMDEPTALLSDREVNNLFALIRKLRAQGVAVVYISHRLDEILSIADRITVLRDGETVAVRQASEVTKPELIQLMVGRSIDSVFPKREVPIGDVALQVSGLHHAEVGLRDISFEVRSGEILGFAGLVGSGRTELARTLFGLTPTDSEVIVFGNAVKIDSPAKAVAAGIAYLPEDRRQHGVVLEMPIAQNISMADLSQVSRSGLIQSDAEEALANRYRESLRVKTPDVHVTAGSLSGGNQQKVALSRWLATRPKIMILDEPTQGVDVGSKAEIHELIMELAAQGMAVILISSELPEVMGMSDRIAVFHQGTIAGVLQRDACTQERLMVLAFGHAAEDAA; encoded by the coding sequence ATGCCGACTGCATCCGCTACAGAGTCACAGGAAATTCTCCGCGTCACCGCGCTGACCAAAAACTATGCGGGTGTGCGCGCGCTGCGTAATGGTTCGCTGGATTTGCGTGCGGGTGAAGTGAATGCGCTGATTGGTGAGAACGGCGCGGGCAAATCGACGCTGACAAAGATCATCACCGGAGCCATCATGGCTGATAGCGGCGAGTTGCATCTCTTCGGCGACCTCGTTGCAACCAATGATCCCAACACGGCGCGTTCGCTGGGCATCAGTGCCATCTATCAGCAGCCTGCGTTATTTCCTGATCTTACGGTTGCGGAAAACATTGCACTCGCTTTGGAGCAGGGACAGCGCGGCATTCGAGTGGACTGGAAACAGCGTCGCGAAAACGCTCGTCGTTTGCTGGCAGTGGTTGGCAGCGATCTTGATCCGGATCGTCTTGCGAACACGCTCAGCATGGCCGAGCAGCAGATTGTGGAGATTGCCAAGGCCATTGGCTCAGACGCGAAGATTCTGCTGATGGATGAGCCCACGGCGCTGCTCAGTGATCGTGAAGTGAACAACCTGTTTGCACTGATTCGCAAGCTACGCGCACAGGGTGTGGCCGTGGTGTACATCTCGCACCGGCTGGATGAAATTCTCAGCATCGCGGACCGCATCACGGTGCTGCGCGATGGCGAAACCGTCGCTGTGCGCCAGGCGTCGGAAGTCACCAAGCCGGAGTTGATTCAGTTGATGGTGGGCCGCTCCATTGACAGCGTGTTCCCCAAACGCGAAGTTCCTATCGGTGATGTGGCATTGCAGGTGAGCGGTCTGCATCATGCGGAAGTGGGGTTGCGCGATATCTCTTTTGAGGTTCGCAGCGGCGAGATTCTTGGCTTTGCGGGCCTCGTCGGTTCAGGACGCACTGAGCTTGCACGTACGCTCTTTGGGCTGACGCCGACGGACAGCGAAGTGATCGTCTTCGGTAATGCAGTGAAGATTGATTCACCTGCGAAGGCTGTTGCCGCAGGCATTGCGTATCTGCCGGAAGATCGCAGACAGCATGGTGTGGTGTTGGAAATGCCGATTGCGCAGAACATCAGCATGGCGGATCTTTCACAGGTGTCGCGTAGCGGCTTGATTCAAAGTGATGCGGAGGAAGCGCTTGCGAACCGCTATCGCGAAAGTCTGCGTGTGAAGACACCTGACGTGCATGTGACTGCGGGTTCGCTCTCTGGTGGAAATCAGCAGAAGGTTGCCCTGTCGCGATGGCTGGCCACCAGGCCGAAGATCATGATCCTGGACGAACCTACGCAGGGCGTGGATGTGGGTTCGAAGGCGGAGATCCACGAACTCATCATGGAGCTTGCAGCGCAGGGTATGGCGGTGATTCTTATCTCGTCGGAATTGCCGGAAGTGATGGGCATGAGCGACCGCATCGCCGTGTTTCATCAAGGCACGATTGCAGGAGTGCTGCAACGCGATGCGTGCACGCAGGAGCGGTTGATGGTGTTGGCCTTTGGACATGCGGCGGAGGACGCTGCATGA
- a CDS encoding ABC transporter permease, whose amino-acid sequence MRRHTQEIAIAAANVLLLLLLAFTVQGFFTGENLADLFLANMPVMLIALGMTAVIVTAQIDISVGSIFALCSIVAGITAKTGAPAPVFLLAAILTGAACGALNGALTAWVRIPSIVVTLGTMVALRDGLRWATQGAWVGGLPASFVRFGLASRTYTVSVLILTVLMIAGFAWALRNLRVGRAIFATGSNAAAAQQMGLNTQRVVFGVFVLTGALTGLAATLNAVRFQQVPSNSGLGMELKVIAAVAVGGAAITGGSATITGTVLGVILLGIIGPALTFLGVSAYWEKALQGAIILLAVSFHALSQYRRKRGAEVVIG is encoded by the coding sequence ATGAGGCGACATACGCAGGAAATTGCCATTGCCGCAGCAAATGTGTTGTTGCTTCTACTGCTGGCGTTCACCGTGCAAGGATTCTTCACCGGTGAGAATCTTGCCGATCTATTCCTGGCGAACATGCCGGTGATGCTGATTGCACTGGGCATGACGGCAGTCATCGTCACGGCGCAGATTGATATTTCGGTGGGGTCCATCTTCGCGTTATGCAGTATTGTTGCCGGTATTACGGCGAAGACTGGCGCTCCTGCTCCTGTCTTTCTTCTGGCGGCGATTCTTACCGGCGCTGCGTGCGGAGCACTGAATGGTGCGTTGACTGCATGGGTTCGCATTCCTTCCATCGTTGTCACGCTGGGAACCATGGTGGCGCTGCGTGATGGTTTGCGATGGGCAACGCAGGGTGCATGGGTGGGCGGTTTACCTGCATCGTTTGTGCGTTTCGGGCTGGCATCGCGGACGTATACCGTAAGTGTTTTGATCCTCACCGTGTTGATGATTGCGGGATTCGCATGGGCCCTGCGCAATCTGCGTGTGGGGCGAGCGATCTTTGCTACCGGTTCGAACGCAGCAGCCGCACAGCAGATGGGCTTGAATACACAGCGCGTTGTCTTTGGTGTCTTTGTCCTGACGGGTGCGTTGACCGGCCTTGCCGCTACGTTGAATGCGGTGCGGTTTCAGCAGGTACCAAGCAACAGTGGCCTTGGCATGGAGTTGAAGGTGATTGCAGCGGTTGCCGTTGGAGGTGCGGCCATCACCGGTGGTTCTGCGACGATCACAGGCACAGTGCTGGGTGTGATTCTGCTTGGCATCATTGGTCCCGCACTCACGTTCCTTGGTGTCAGCGCGTATTGGGAAAAGGCTTTGCAGGGCGCAATTATTCTGCTTGCCGTTAGCTTCCATGCGTTGAGCCAGTATCGGCGTAAACGGGGAGCGGAGGTGGTGATTGGCTAA